From Aspergillus luchuensis IFO 4308 DNA, chromosome 2, nearly complete sequence:
aaaaccctaaaaccctaaaccctaaaaccctaataaaccctaaaccctaaaaccctaaaaccctaaaaccctaaaccctaaaaccctaaaaccctaaaaccctaaaaccctaaaaccctaaaccctaaaaccctaaaaccctaataaaaccctaaatAGACAATCTTCTCGATCCGATGCATTAGGTGGCCAAGGTACTTCAATCACACAAGACTGGGAACTGCGAAAATGTAGAATTATTGTATTCCTTCCTCAAACCTCCGGCTAGAAAGTCTCGCGGATGACGTTGACCTTTGCGAAAATCTATATCTTCACGAACTTCAATGCTCGTATTCGATCCATACCATCGCTTCACATTGTCGCGCGTTGATACAAGTCGAATGACTGGCTGGAGAAATTTGGGATCGGTGAAGGCGATCTTTGCTCCACCATTCCAGCAGTGATGTTTCAAACTATTCGAATCCTAGTGAGCCATCTCAAATTTCGGATTGTGGAAGAACCTGAAGCTGCGGAGGAGTCAAAATTCAGGTACTCTCTTTTGTTAAAGTTCGCACAGGGGAATTTCCAGCCTAACCTTCCAATTAAACTCAACTTGGGTGCATTTATGCAGCTTGTGTTCATCTTGAGGTGGTACGGGGATATAGTGCTTGCGACACATAAAATACACAGGCTGGGATTATGGTTCACCAAGTAGATTGCAAAGAAAGACCTGATACATATCGCAACCTCACATTATAGTCGAGCAATCAACTAAAGATATGCATTGTGAAAGTGTTTTGGGACTGTTTCAAATATATCAACATGGACGGACTGGAAAGGTCTCCCCTAATCGCTTCCACCTCGATAGCTAACTGACTTTTGAAGGAACCTGGCAGCTAAAGCAATTTAGAAAGCATGAATGTGAATCTTGCTACATTGCCTCCAATGGCTGGCAAAATCACGTTCAAGCGACTGACCTCCATAGCTAGACTCCGCTGGCCTAGAATTCAGTCCGCTGCGCAACGTCTTTCTGCGGCATAAGCCACGGCGCCCTCGTTGAAGTATAAAATTCTACATCGACCCCCTCATTCAATTTCGATGCGTCGGCCAACGTGCCCGCCTGCACCACTTTCAGCCCCTTGAAATTTTCGGCCGTAGCCTCCTTCCACAGTGTGCTTCCGCAATTGGGACAGAAGAATACTGTAAGTGTCATCCCAGACTCGTGGGTCGTAGAGAAGGATTTTGGGCTTCCTTTCGTAACGCTGAATGCCTTTTCCGGCACAGTATAGTTGAGTGTGTTGCTACTGCCGGATATTTTGTGACAAGAGGCGCAGTGACATATAGCCTAAAGAATTAGCTAGCGACTCtagatggagaagacgaacGCACTTTAAGCGTCGGCTCGCCAGTGTAGGAATAGGTACATGCGTTGCATAGGCAGCTTCCGGTAGTCGTAGTCATCTTTAAAGTACCTCAAGTGTAGTCTGAATTGAGACTTTTGAACCTGATAACATGAAGTGTTGAATGGGGATTGATTTCGGTTTAGCCAGCTATTTATAAGACCTCATTATTAGAATATCGTTTTTGATACTGGGGAGCATGAAGGTGCCTCCACTTTGTTGGTCCTGGGCACTCGTCACTTTGTTGTCAATTTAGGCTAGCTTTCCGAGTTCGTTACATGGTTCCTCAAAGCACCCACCAATCTACATTCTTAGCCAATATTGTTCAAGCCTATGTCCAGTCACGAATACGAGTTTACCAGTGATTTGCTATACGAAGCCGTTCCGCCTCCAATTTTCTCACTCACACTGATTGTCACCCATGTTATCCTTCCTATTACTTTAACTATTTTCTCTAAGATCTCGTCTGCATGCTGCAATGTCACCTGATCTTTGGAAGCCATATATGTCGGGCTATACTACAAGATGCTCCATCTCATAGCCAGGGTCACAAGCGAATTCGGTCAACGCCTCCCCAGCGAGGCGTTGGCTCGTGGAATGTTTTTTTGAGGATTAGAAAGCCGATACCTCAAATACGGAGGCGCTTGAAACATTTCTCAAAGCACATCATATAATGACACCTCTGCACTACGTACCGCGGTCGTAAGGGTGCGATGCGATTGCATGCGCTTACACAACCGATCCTGAGCTCTACCTCGAGGGTGGTCTCCGTTCAATTTTGCACAGCCGAGGCTGCGAAGGTCAAGGTTTTTCTTGCTGCGTCTTGGACTCAGGACCGGACAAATATCTCTTACGGCGACTTTCAGCTTTACGACCCCAATCTTGCGTTTGTGGACCAGGCGGCGATGACCAGCACGATAAGACCTGTGCGTTTCATCAATGGCACGTTCGCGGAATGGACTATGCGTCTCGACGAGGACAGACAGATTCGATGTTAGATTTGAGGTGGTATAGATGGTATATAGATTTACTGGACTACAATGGCTGACGCTGCCGCATATACCGTTCAAACTTATGCAAGAATAAAGGTGTCCAGGCAGGTAATGGCGGCATCTTCCGCGTCCGGTCCGGCGAGCTTACGCTGCTGTGAGATGGCGGCCATTTATAAGAAGGTGACAAGATCCAAGGCGGAGATTGTTCGCAAATGTAGtttggaagatggagaaaaggAGTTTACTgtagaaaggaagaaggggcgCCGGACGTTTTGGGAACATCATCTGTCACCGCATGTAGCCGCAGCTCGAGGTTTATGGGAGCTTACCAAGCCGATCACAAACCTTTATTATGCCAAGATACCGACATTCTACGGGGAATATCTCAGAGGACGATTGGGCATTCCTGAGGTAGTAGAAACAGAGTAGAAGAACACGAGCAGCGTTGTACGTCGGTGAAAATGGCGGTTTAGTTCCCGTGGTGCAAGCAAACAAATTGTCTCGGACTGACAGCTCGATACAATTAGTAACAGTCATAAATGGTCGATTAATGTTGAGAACTCGCCCATCAATCAGGAGCAAGTGACACTGGGGGCCAGAAGAATTGCTTCAATGGTGGGCCTTGAAACCAAGCTAGACCGGTAGGCAGAAAAAGAGACTTCGCTTTGGTCTACAGTACTGGTCATGATATCCAATGTCATTAGGTCAAACAAAGCCGTGCCGTTCATAAAGAATTGTAACTAGTTATCTTCAATGCCTTTCTGGGTGTCTACTTCAGTATCAGCTTACCAATGGGGTACATGTAACTGCCGCTTCAACAGGGATTACCAACTGAAACATGGAACGGCCAGCAGTAGGGGAATATACCAGGCTCGCTCATTAGCGGTTGCGCACTAGGCCGGGAAATGGAGAGTGGTGCCCGTCATGATGTTTATAATTGCACTCACTCGATGATTATCATGCAATAAAGCAGTCCAAGGGTGAGATGTTCAATACCTTGAGTTTTCCTGCTGCAAATGGCTTGCTTGCCATGTTACCAACTATTCTATATTTGTTGTTACAATAGACACCATAATATATGCGCATGTCCAGAAACCCTCACTCTCCTGATCTGCAGAGTCTCAGAAATGCTAGCTATTGGCTCCGTTACACATCTTTGCTAGCTTACACATACTTATTAGAATAGGTCAGATCAGATTATCAGGTTAAATTAGGATTTCCATCTAATAAACCTGAACCAAATCTTAATAGATCAGACTGAAAAATCTTAACCTGTTCTATGGATTAGATGAGCTAATTAGAATCTGATTTAAGTTCTTAATAGATCAGGTTAGCTAATTAAAACCCAGCCCGTAGATCAGGTCAAAAATTTTCTTGAACACCTACCCAAGAACCTGACTCGACCCGACAACCCGACCTGAATCCAACACTACTACCTGCTCTACTATTTAGTTCCTGCAGAAATCGCggagatttaaatataataataggaTTATTTTCtctcttatttctttcttttataatctcTGCTATACAGAGAGGCGAGAGGacaaaatatattaaaaaaactagAGAACTCCTGCAGTGTAAGAACTTCCAGTACTATAAAGATAATTCTACCTACTTTATTATCTGTACTGTGGGAGTGCTTCTACCtgctttattatttattttctatagaAAATGTGGaggttaatatataataataagatgattttttctttatatatatatatatatatatatattttacatTCTACCTTACCAGCTGCACGGAGAGATAAGATGATAGAATATATCAAGAAAATAGAGAATCTTTGTGGTATGAAAGTTTGCTGCATtatgataattattatctattttattatctattaacTCAGCGGAATGATATtagtt
This genomic window contains:
- a CDS encoding uncharacterized protein (COG:S;~EggNog:ENOG410PQEA); protein product: MRLHALTQPILSSTSRVVSVQFCTAEAAKVKVFLAASWTQDRTNISYGDFQLYDPNLAFVDQAAMTSTIRPVRFINGTFAEWTMRLDEDRQIRC